In Rhodococcus sp. OK302, one genomic interval encodes:
- the purS gene encoding phosphoribosylformylglycinamidine synthase subunit PurS translates to MARVVVEVMPKAEILDPQGQAIVGALSRLGFAGVSDVRQGKRFELEIDGSVEDAELEKIAEGLLANTVIEDWTVRRVEA, encoded by the coding sequence GTGGCCCGTGTCGTCGTCGAAGTCATGCCCAAGGCCGAGATTCTCGACCCCCAGGGACAGGCCATTGTCGGGGCACTGTCTCGCCTGGGCTTTGCAGGAGTATCCGATGTCCGTCAGGGCAAGCGGTTCGAGTTGGAAATCGACGGTAGCGTCGAAGATGCCGAACTCGAGAAGATCGCCGAAGGCCTGCTGGCCAACACGGTGATCGAGGATTGGACCGTCAGGCGCGTCGAGGCATGA
- the purQ gene encoding phosphoribosylformylglycinamidine synthase subunit PurQ: MSARIGVITFPGTLDDVDAARAVNLAGGEAVALWHGDADLKGVDAVIVPGGFSYGDYLRCGAIARFAPAMGKVVEAAKGGMPVLGICNGFQILCEAGLLPGALTRNQGLHFICRDEWLTVESNNSAWSSRYEKGAQILVPLKSGEGRFQAPENVLDELEGEGRVVFRYSEENPNGSQRRIAGISSANGRVVGLMPHPEHATEALTGPSDDGLGLFYSALDSIVNA, encoded by the coding sequence ATGAGCGCACGCATCGGAGTCATCACCTTTCCGGGCACGCTTGACGACGTCGACGCAGCTCGAGCGGTGAATCTGGCCGGCGGTGAAGCCGTCGCACTCTGGCACGGCGACGCCGACCTCAAGGGCGTCGACGCAGTCATCGTCCCCGGCGGATTCTCCTACGGCGACTACCTTCGCTGTGGAGCCATCGCACGTTTCGCGCCTGCCATGGGCAAGGTCGTCGAAGCAGCCAAGGGCGGCATGCCCGTCCTCGGTATCTGCAACGGTTTCCAGATCCTCTGCGAAGCTGGTCTGCTTCCGGGTGCATTGACCCGCAACCAGGGCCTGCACTTCATCTGCCGCGACGAGTGGCTCACTGTGGAGTCCAACAACTCCGCATGGTCCTCGCGCTACGAAAAGGGTGCCCAGATCTTGGTTCCCCTCAAGTCGGGTGAAGGTCGCTTCCAGGCTCCCGAGAACGTTCTCGACGAACTCGAGGGTGAAGGCCGCGTCGTCTTCCGTTACTCGGAAGAGAACCCCAACGGTTCGCAGCGTCGTATCGCCGGCATTTCTTCCGCCAACGGTCGCGTCGTCGGACTCATGCCGCACCCCGAGCACGCAACCGAGGCCCTCACCGGCCCCAGTGACGACGGACTCGGACTGTTCTACTCGGCTTTGGACTCCATCGTCAACGCCTGA
- a CDS encoding sensor histidine kinase yields the protein MKRLGLRGKLLVAQIVVLLASCVTIAAVAIAIGAPLFHNHLAMAGIEDDNVRLHTEEAFSQTIFVALLSGVAVALVGASIAAAIVVRRITAPISRLAVAAQSVAEGDYDVQIERSDVDSDFTRLESAFSDMAARLDHSGNVRKRLLADLAHELRTPVSTLAAYVDGIEDGILEPDATSWAVMRDQLERMRRLAHDLADVSAADEHALGLIIQPEDLSDIVCAATAAAAPRFEDRGVSLAIHVPASTVTSLVDRQRIEQILANLLENALRHTPSGGTVRVTVEESAGHVSVSVTDTGEGIPADQLESVFDRFHRGDSSDGSGLGLTIARSLAVAHGGTLTARVGSDGGGTTLELCLPISA from the coding sequence ATGAAGCGACTCGGACTCCGCGGCAAGTTGCTCGTCGCCCAGATCGTTGTTCTCCTGGCATCCTGCGTAACGATCGCTGCCGTGGCAATTGCCATCGGCGCACCGTTGTTCCACAATCACCTCGCGATGGCGGGTATCGAGGACGACAACGTCCGCCTACACACTGAAGAAGCCTTCAGCCAGACCATTTTCGTGGCACTGCTGAGCGGTGTGGCGGTTGCCCTCGTCGGGGCGAGTATCGCTGCGGCAATTGTGGTTCGGCGAATCACAGCGCCGATCAGCAGACTTGCTGTTGCTGCGCAGAGCGTCGCCGAAGGCGACTACGACGTCCAGATCGAGAGGTCCGACGTCGACTCGGATTTCACTCGACTGGAGTCTGCGTTTTCCGACATGGCCGCACGGCTCGATCATTCCGGCAATGTCCGCAAACGCCTGCTGGCTGATCTTGCTCACGAATTACGCACTCCTGTATCAACTTTGGCGGCATATGTCGACGGAATCGAGGACGGAATTCTCGAACCGGATGCCACATCGTGGGCAGTGATGCGCGATCAACTCGAGAGAATGCGGCGCCTCGCCCATGACTTGGCCGATGTTTCCGCAGCCGACGAGCACGCCTTGGGATTGATAATTCAGCCGGAGGATCTCAGCGACATCGTCTGCGCCGCAACAGCTGCCGCCGCACCGCGCTTCGAGGATCGCGGGGTTTCGCTGGCCATCCATGTCCCCGCGTCGACGGTCACTTCGCTGGTCGACCGTCAACGAATCGAACAGATTCTGGCTAACCTGCTGGAAAATGCACTGCGACACACACCAAGTGGCGGTACCGTCCGCGTCACTGTCGAAGAATCGGCAGGCCATGTTTCCGTATCTGTCACCGATACCGGAGAAGGAATTCCCGCAGATCAACTCGAGTCCGTCTTCGACAGATTCCATCGCGGCGACAGTTCGGACGGATCGGGGCTGGGGTTGACGATTGCCCGAAGTCTCGCAGTCGCACATGGCGGCACATTGACTGCGAGAGTTGGCAGCGACGGCGGCGGCACCACCTTGGAGTTGTGCCTACCGATCAGTGCCTGA
- a CDS encoding response regulator transcription factor: MNPESVPPRHTEGASRVLAVEDEPALAKVVANYLAREGFQVRIALDGPSAVAAAHEFEPSLVVLDLMLPGFDGMEVCRRIRSFSDAYILMLSARGDESDKVMGLAAGADDYVVKPFGPRELVARVKALLRRPRASSLMPEPLPTPPGLDIDVVARSVLVDGSLVDLTPTEFELLTALAARPDTALSRSDIIAAVWGSSWYGDQHIVDVHIRALRRKLGDDASDPRFIRTVRGIGYALRAS; encoded by the coding sequence ATGAATCCGGAATCGGTACCGCCACGGCACACCGAAGGAGCATCTCGAGTCTTGGCAGTGGAAGACGAACCGGCTTTGGCGAAGGTTGTCGCCAATTACCTTGCACGCGAAGGTTTTCAAGTTCGAATCGCCCTCGATGGACCCTCCGCCGTGGCGGCGGCGCACGAATTTGAACCTTCCCTCGTCGTCCTGGATCTGATGCTTCCAGGATTCGACGGCATGGAAGTGTGCCGTCGAATACGCAGCTTCTCCGACGCGTACATTCTGATGCTCTCGGCCCGCGGCGACGAGTCCGACAAAGTGATGGGTCTCGCTGCCGGGGCCGACGATTATGTGGTCAAACCCTTCGGACCTCGCGAACTCGTCGCCCGCGTCAAGGCGCTTCTGCGCAGACCTCGCGCGTCGAGCCTGATGCCCGAACCATTGCCGACGCCACCCGGTCTGGACATCGACGTGGTCGCACGCTCTGTGCTCGTCGACGGATCACTCGTCGACCTCACACCCACCGAGTTCGAACTACTGACCGCGCTGGCTGCCAGACCTGATACGGCACTGAGTCGGAGTGACATCATTGCCGCCGTGTGGGGTTCGTCCTGGTACGGAGATCAGCACATCGTCGACGTCCACATCCGCGCACTGCGACGCAAACTCGGAGACGACGCAAGCGACCCCCGGTTCATCCGCACCGTCCGCGGCATCGGCTACGCACTGAGGGCCTCATGA
- a CDS encoding DUF305 domain-containing protein → MFSAKRSAVRFVPVLAAGALLIAGCSDVGDSASPTSAETSVSAGQSAIPAGVNATDIEFLEGMYPHHSQALDMAKMVEGRTDNAELVALAAKIEGAQGPEMAQMTETLTKWGRPDPSSMSMDGMDHSGHGVGMAEMPGMMSDGDMTALTNATGAEFDKMWLTMMIEHHAGAIAMSETEIADGLDPSAEKMAEEIIAGQQAEITQMTAMLAGE, encoded by the coding sequence ATGTTCTCGGCCAAGCGTAGTGCCGTTCGGTTTGTTCCTGTGTTGGCAGCAGGAGCACTGTTGATCGCCGGTTGTTCGGATGTCGGAGATTCTGCGTCCCCGACCTCCGCCGAGACATCTGTGTCGGCTGGGCAGTCCGCGATTCCGGCGGGCGTCAATGCGACCGATATCGAGTTCCTGGAAGGCATGTACCCGCACCATTCGCAGGCTCTTGATATGGCGAAAATGGTTGAGGGGCGTACAGATAACGCCGAGCTCGTTGCGTTGGCCGCAAAGATCGAGGGTGCCCAGGGGCCCGAGATGGCGCAGATGACGGAAACACTCACTAAGTGGGGTCGCCCCGATCCGTCGTCGATGTCGATGGACGGCATGGACCACTCGGGTCATGGCGTCGGGATGGCAGAGATGCCGGGCATGATGTCCGATGGCGATATGACAGCTCTGACCAACGCAACGGGTGCAGAATTCGACAAGATGTGGTTGACGATGATGATCGAGCACCACGCTGGAGCAATCGCAATGTCGGAGACAGAGATCGCCGACGGACTCGATCCGTCCGCCGAGAAGATGGCGGAGGAAATTATCGCTGGTCAGCAAGCAGAAATCACACAGATGACAGCGATGCTCGCAGGCGAATAG
- a CDS encoding YiaA/YiaB family inner membrane protein has product MNTPTAPSKSTAAFFLQAGIAFAVSFVGTLVGIAYLPIDAWQRGFLGMSLLFLVTSTFTLAKVIRDQQEASTVRVRVDEARLDKLIAEHDPFKTAA; this is encoded by the coding sequence ATGAACACACCGACAGCACCCTCGAAGTCCACGGCAGCATTCTTCTTGCAGGCCGGAATAGCTTTTGCCGTCAGTTTTGTCGGCACTCTCGTGGGAATCGCCTACTTGCCCATCGACGCCTGGCAGCGCGGATTCCTCGGAATGTCCCTACTCTTCCTTGTCACCAGCACATTCACCTTGGCAAAGGTGATTCGCGACCAGCAGGAGGCGTCAACTGTTCGTGTTCGCGTCGACGAAGCGCGTCTCGACAAGCTGATCGCAGAACACGATCCCTTCAAGACTGCCGCGTAA
- a CDS encoding VOC family protein produces the protein MTLNLEMITFDSLDPGPLARWWAEQLGGTLKEENDGFFYIVDVPGSANFAFQKVPDPTAGKNRIHLDLSSADLDAEVTRLIEAGATEHHRENMDGFRWVTLVDPDGNQFCVSGAHG, from the coding sequence ATGACACTGAATCTGGAAATGATCACGTTCGACAGCCTCGACCCGGGCCCCCTTGCGCGATGGTGGGCAGAGCAGTTGGGTGGCACCCTCAAAGAGGAGAACGACGGCTTTTTCTACATCGTCGACGTCCCCGGCAGCGCCAATTTTGCATTCCAGAAGGTGCCGGATCCGACTGCCGGCAAAAATCGCATCCATCTGGATCTGTCCAGCGCCGATCTCGACGCCGAAGTGACGCGCCTGATCGAAGCCGGAGCAACGGAACATCATCGCGAAAATATGGACGGCTTCCGCTGGGTGACTCTTGTCGATCCCGACGGCAACCAGTTTTGTGTTTCCGGTGCACACGGCTGA
- a CDS encoding M18 family aminopeptidase → MTSLTGADAQGLCSFVDSSPSPFHVCATVAAQLAGNGFVELQETAAWPAKPGRYYLIRGGSLIAWSTEDIDPAAPFRIVGGHTDSPNLRVKQHPDLTSAGWQMVGLEPYGGALLNSWLDRDLGISGRLSVRVGNTVEQKLVRIDDPILRVPQLAIHLSEDRKGVTLDPQRHVNGIWGVGNRPKSLIGFVANQSGVAESSVLGWELMTHDLAPSMVVGVDQELVSAPRLDNQGTCYAGTQALLAAAKSPGRHVPVLALFDHEEVGSMSDRGAFSDLLNTVLERIVLGRGGGREEFLQAMAGSVCASGDMAHATHPNYPDRHEPAHRIEINGGPVLKVNQNLRYATDAAGAGEFALACDQAGVPLQRYVHRADLPCGSTIGPITASRTGLSTVDVGAPQLAMHSARELMGAADIRMYADALGAFLTPRG, encoded by the coding sequence ATGACTTCCTTGACCGGGGCCGATGCCCAAGGACTGTGCAGCTTCGTCGACTCGTCACCGTCTCCTTTTCATGTCTGTGCAACGGTCGCAGCGCAGCTGGCGGGCAACGGATTTGTGGAACTGCAGGAAACCGCTGCGTGGCCGGCAAAGCCCGGGCGGTACTACCTGATCCGCGGTGGATCGCTCATCGCTTGGAGTACTGAGGATATCGACCCCGCCGCACCGTTCCGGATCGTCGGCGGTCACACCGACAGTCCGAACCTGCGCGTCAAGCAGCATCCTGACCTGACGTCGGCCGGTTGGCAGATGGTTGGCCTCGAACCGTATGGCGGGGCGCTCCTGAATTCGTGGCTCGATCGCGACCTTGGGATCTCCGGTCGGTTGAGTGTGCGTGTAGGAAACACTGTGGAGCAGAAGCTGGTTCGGATCGACGACCCGATTCTGCGTGTTCCGCAGCTGGCAATCCATCTGTCCGAAGACCGCAAGGGAGTCACGCTCGATCCGCAGCGTCACGTCAACGGAATCTGGGGAGTGGGCAATAGGCCCAAGTCCCTCATCGGGTTTGTCGCGAACCAGTCGGGTGTGGCTGAATCTTCAGTGCTCGGTTGGGAATTGATGACCCACGATCTTGCTCCCAGCATGGTGGTGGGTGTCGATCAGGAGCTCGTCAGCGCGCCCCGGTTGGACAACCAGGGTACGTGTTATGCCGGGACGCAAGCGCTTCTGGCCGCTGCGAAATCCCCGGGGCGTCATGTTCCGGTGCTCGCGCTCTTCGATCACGAAGAGGTTGGCAGCATGTCCGATCGCGGGGCGTTCTCTGATCTTCTGAACACTGTGCTCGAACGAATTGTGTTGGGGCGCGGCGGCGGACGCGAAGAATTCCTGCAGGCGATGGCTGGATCAGTGTGCGCGTCGGGTGACATGGCCCATGCCACGCACCCCAACTATCCCGACCGTCACGAGCCTGCTCACCGCATCGAGATCAACGGCGGCCCGGTACTCAAGGTCAACCAGAACCTGCGGTATGCCACCGATGCAGCCGGTGCCGGCGAGTTCGCGTTGGCCTGCGATCAGGCGGGAGTTCCCTTGCAGCGTTATGTGCATCGGGCCGACCTGCCGTGCGGGTCCACCATCGGACCCATCACGGCGTCGCGAACCGGCCTGTCCACCGTGGACGTGGGCGCGCCTCAGCTCGCGATGCATTCCGCTCGCGAGCTGATGGGCGCCGCAGACATACGTATGTATGCCGACGCTCTGGGTGCGTTCCTCACACCGAGGGGATAG